A single Bacillus sp. HMF5848 DNA region contains:
- a CDS encoding ATP-binding protein has product MDEVFIKELLLDIFFITFCLVFVPAWKHRKLRSRVYTFRLWILMCSIAIILCISFPINLGSGYILDLRATPLMLGGLYAGGMGAVVLAAVSIAYRALFGGIGSIVSIGITVIHLVAILILFKRFASANVKGKLLLSSMLGFMSAIVTIIIMQVMQPMEHVLLLTGLLIVLNVSGMLTMTHFIEILRDYSYLRREIIKSEKLEVVSQLAASISHEVRNPLTVGKGFLQLLHQGGVSPDKQKLYIKTALHELERAETIITDYLTFAKPTIEDNNVLIVRDELNALSQMIEAYALTNNIKIDLTCQEEGYILGNSQRLRQCLINVCKNACEAMEHGGDLSISSTCDTKQVTITIKDTGKGMSAKELARLGEPYYSTKGIKGTGLGMMVVFRIVEAMQGVIHIKSQQMQGTTVTISFPRVSGEYMNHTCIE; this is encoded by the coding sequence GTGGATGAAGTGTTCATAAAGGAACTGTTATTAGACATTTTCTTTATTACGTTTTGCTTAGTTTTTGTTCCTGCATGGAAACACAGAAAATTAAGGTCAAGAGTATACACGTTTCGTTTGTGGATATTAATGTGTTCAATCGCAATCATTCTTTGTATATCGTTTCCTATTAATTTAGGCAGTGGGTATATTCTTGATTTGCGTGCCACTCCTTTAATGCTTGGTGGTTTATATGCTGGTGGAATGGGTGCCGTTGTGTTAGCAGCTGTTAGTATTGCTTATAGAGCATTATTCGGTGGTATTGGCTCGATAGTCTCAATTGGCATAACGGTTATCCATCTAGTAGCTATATTAATACTGTTTAAGAGATTTGCCTCTGCGAATGTAAAAGGTAAATTACTATTAAGTAGTATGCTAGGCTTTATGTCAGCAATCGTTACTATTATCATTATGCAAGTGATGCAACCAATGGAACATGTGTTACTTCTAACAGGGTTGCTTATAGTTCTTAACGTCTCTGGTATGCTTACTATGACTCATTTTATCGAAATATTGCGTGATTATTCGTACTTAAGGCGGGAGATTATAAAAAGTGAAAAGCTCGAGGTTGTTAGTCAGCTTGCTGCTTCAATCTCTCATGAAGTACGTAACCCATTAACAGTAGGAAAGGGTTTTTTACAGTTATTGCACCAAGGAGGCGTCTCTCCAGATAAACAAAAGCTATATATTAAAACAGCGCTTCATGAACTAGAACGGGCCGAGACCATCATAACCGATTATTTAACATTTGCCAAGCCAACGATAGAGGATAATAATGTACTCATAGTACGAGATGAGCTTAATGCATTGTCACAAATGATAGAAGCTTATGCACTAACAAATAATATAAAAATAGACTTAACTTGCCAAGAAGAAGGCTATATCCTTGGAAATAGTCAACGTCTGCGTCAATGCTTAATAAATGTATGTAAAAATGCGTGTGAAGCAATGGAGCATGGGGGAGATTTAAGTATTTCTTCTACTTGTGACACAAAACAGGTAACCATAACAATAAAGGATACGGGGAAAGGAATGTCTGCTAAAGAGTTAGCCAGACTAGGTGAGCCGTACTACTCCACAAAAGGTATAAAAGGTACAGGCTTAGGCATGATGGTCGTATTCCGAATTGTTGAAGCAATGCAAGGAGTTATACATATTAAAAGTCAACAAATGCAAGGTACAACTGTAACCATATCTTTTCCACGTGTAAGTGGGGAGTATATGAATCACACATGTATTGAATAA
- a CDS encoding LacI family DNA-binding transcriptional regulator: protein MATIKDIAEQAGVSITTVSRVLNYDESLSVTDETRKRIIEVAQRLNYKTLRERNAANQKERLRFGLVNWYTERQEVNDPYYLAIRIGVERQCEEQHVELVKLFNQDNINRTEYLKGLDGIIAIGKFSTSECELLAQMSENIVFVDYAPDEHKYDSVVIDFRKSMIEVLQYLLELGHKRISYIGGHEYIGDNELIKDEREVTFYEYLQFRDLFDKSLVYTGTFTTEDGYRLMKKALAQQEVPTAFVVGSDSMAIGALRAVHEAGLAVPNDISIIGFNDIATARFLNPPLTTVKVYTEFMGETAVDLVLEQIRTNREIPKKVVLPTKLLQRESCRSM, encoded by the coding sequence ATGGCAACTATTAAGGATATTGCAGAACAAGCAGGAGTTTCAATAACTACTGTGTCACGCGTATTAAACTATGACGAATCGTTATCGGTTACTGATGAGACACGAAAGAGAATTATTGAAGTAGCGCAAAGACTTAACTATAAGACACTTCGAGAAAGAAATGCTGCAAACCAAAAGGAACGCCTTCGTTTTGGGCTTGTGAATTGGTATACAGAGCGTCAGGAAGTTAATGATCCATATTACTTAGCGATTCGTATTGGCGTCGAACGTCAATGTGAAGAGCAACATGTGGAGTTAGTGAAGTTATTTAATCAAGACAATATAAACCGTACGGAGTATTTAAAAGGGTTAGATGGTATTATTGCGATTGGTAAATTCTCCACAAGTGAATGTGAATTGTTGGCTCAAATGTCGGAGAATATTGTCTTTGTAGATTATGCACCTGATGAACATAAATATGATTCTGTTGTGATTGATTTTAGAAAATCTATGATTGAAGTGCTTCAATATTTGTTGGAGCTAGGACATAAAAGAATAAGTTACATTGGCGGCCATGAATATATCGGTGACAATGAACTAATTAAAGATGAACGAGAAGTGACATTTTACGAGTACTTACAATTTCGTGATTTATTCGATAAATCTCTTGTGTATACCGGCACATTTACAACAGAGGATGGATACAGACTTATGAAAAAGGCATTAGCGCAGCAGGAAGTACCTACTGCCTTTGTTGTAGGAAGTGATTCGATGGCAATTGGAGCGTTACGTGCTGTGCATGAAGCGGGGCTAGCTGTACCGAACGATATATCAATAATTGGTTTTAACGATATCGCTACAGCTAGATTTTTGAATCCTCCTTTAACAACAGTGAAGGTGTATACCGAATTCATGGGCGAAACAGCTGTAGATTTAGTACTTGAGCAAATACGTACAAACCGTGAAATACCAAAAAAGGTTGTCTTACCAACAAAGCTTCTGCAGAGAGAAAGCTGCCGATCTATGTGA
- a CDS encoding PilZ domain-containing protein — protein MIYRRNEPYRYVFDNPIYTAYHITKINDQTVQSSKGEGYIIDISSGGVKLETALDIPLHKTIEIFFTFTVGSKELVAKAVFLWKKKHVNVFRYGLRITTEAWDINVKDIVKEYKMTQKADSLS, from the coding sequence ATGATATATCGTCGTAATGAACCCTATCGTTACGTATTTGACAATCCTATTTATACCGCCTACCATATTACTAAAATTAACGACCAAACTGTTCAGTCATCAAAAGGTGAAGGCTATATTATAGACATAAGCTCTGGTGGGGTTAAACTAGAAACGGCACTCGATATTCCCTTGCATAAAACAATAGAGATATTCTTTACTTTTACAGTCGGTAGTAAGGAACTTGTCGCAAAGGCTGTCTTTCTATGGAAAAAAAAGCATGTTAACGTGTTCCGATACGGACTTCGAATTACTACTGAAGCATGGGACATTAATGTAAAAGATATCGTAAAAGAATATAAAATGACACAAAAAGCGGACTCATTATCGTAA
- a CDS encoding TerC family protein yields the protein MEWALLFEYSWVLLVLIVLEGLLAADNALVLAIMVKHLPEDKRKKALFYGLAGAFVFRFASLFVISFLVDVWQVQAIGALYLLFIAGNHIFRKLIIKKQEEDDSEEETEKKGSGFWMTVLKVEVADIAFAVDSILAAVALALALPKTNLPQIGGMDGGQFLVVFMGGLIGLIIMRFAANLFVKLLHSRPGLEIAAFIIVGWVGVKLSVTTLSHPAVSLLPYGFSHSTTWKVTFYVVLVLIAVGGYFLSKPKEDPQESNVTVNM from the coding sequence TTGGAATGGGCATTATTATTTGAGTATAGTTGGGTTTTACTCGTACTAATTGTATTAGAAGGCTTACTTGCAGCTGACAATGCATTAGTGTTGGCAATTATGGTAAAGCATTTGCCAGAGGATAAGCGCAAAAAAGCATTGTTTTATGGTTTAGCAGGTGCTTTTGTATTTCGCTTTGCGTCACTGTTTGTTATTTCATTTCTTGTTGATGTATGGCAAGTGCAGGCTATTGGGGCACTTTATTTATTGTTTATCGCTGGAAATCATATTTTTCGAAAGCTTATTATTAAAAAGCAAGAGGAAGATGACAGTGAAGAAGAAACTGAGAAAAAGGGCTCTGGCTTTTGGATGACAGTACTAAAAGTAGAGGTTGCTGATATTGCCTTTGCTGTTGATTCTATCCTAGCTGCCGTTGCGCTCGCTCTTGCATTACCGAAAACGAACCTACCACAAATTGGGGGTATGGATGGCGGTCAATTTTTAGTTGTTTTTATGGGCGGACTAATTGGACTCATTATTATGCGTTTCGCAGCAAACCTATTTGTTAAACTGCTACACTCGCGTCCTGGACTAGAAATAGCAGCATTTATTATTGTTGGATGGGTTGGGGTGAAACTCTCTGTAACAACTTTGTCACACCCAGCAGTATCGTTATTACCATACGGGTTTTCTCACTCGACTACGTGGAAGGTAACATTCTACGTCGTACTTGTATTAATTGCAGTAGGCGGTTACTTCTTAAGTAAACCAAAGGAAGACCCACAGGAATCGAACGTAACTGTAAATATGTAA
- a CDS encoding DUF3052 domain-containing protein yields the protein MLKKLQIKESVSPLLIHNAPTHYIDLLRADDTSIEIHAVPEDSSYPFIQVFATSNESLQIAALELEPLLVEEGLLWLCYPKKSSKTFKGSNCSRETVGALLAERDYEPVRQIAIDEDWSALRLRKVEHIKKMTRKVAVTKAGQERISN from the coding sequence ATGCTTAAAAAACTGCAAATTAAAGAGAGCGTATCACCATTGCTAATTCACAATGCGCCAACCCACTATATTGATCTACTCAGAGCGGATGACACTAGCATTGAAATACATGCAGTACCCGAAGATTCAAGCTATCCTTTTATTCAAGTATTTGCGACGAGTAATGAATCTTTGCAGATAGCAGCACTTGAGCTTGAGCCATTGCTTGTCGAGGAAGGGCTACTTTGGCTTTGTTATCCGAAAAAATCCTCGAAGACATTTAAAGGGTCTAATTGTAGTCGAGAGACTGTTGGAGCTTTATTAGCTGAACGTGACTACGAACCCGTTCGTCAAATAGCTATTGACGAGGATTGGTCTGCACTTCGTTTAAGGAAAGTTGAGCATATTAAAAAAATGACTCGTAAAGTCGCTGTCACTAAAGCGGGACAAGAGCGAATAAGTAATTAG
- a CDS encoding TIGR00341 family protein codes for MALQLIEAYVPKKHFERLDTKLASFEIKTHWVREHSEEKMQIRMLVQTEHTEEILNYLESVANVIDGLEVILLPVGTYITRGVEQRHQPQQKKKQDDALRVQRASRHELYVSIEAMSKMNITYILFVMLSTIVIAIGLVKNSAAIVIGGMVIAPLLGPIISLAFASILGDFKLAKHSYVTFSTGIAIALIISIAMSVIVEIPIHSQEFISRTKVDILDIVLALSSGTAGALSILKRFPSTLVGVMVAVALLPPSVVLGMTIGHFMWEAALGAFLLVSVNITSILLSAIVVFSLTGIRPVKYAELQKANISRKYSILFVSIIVIILIATVLGVTYR; via the coding sequence ATGGCACTTCAATTAATTGAAGCGTATGTTCCTAAAAAACATTTTGAGCGTCTTGATACAAAGCTAGCATCCTTTGAAATCAAGACGCACTGGGTCCGGGAGCACTCTGAAGAAAAAATGCAAATTCGCATGCTCGTTCAAACAGAACATACAGAAGAAATCTTAAACTATTTAGAAAGTGTTGCTAACGTCATTGATGGACTTGAAGTAATTCTTTTACCCGTTGGCACGTATATAACGAGAGGCGTTGAGCAGCGTCATCAGCCACAACAAAAAAAGAAGCAGGATGATGCACTTCGCGTACAACGTGCTAGTCGCCATGAATTGTATGTAAGTATAGAAGCTATGAGTAAAATGAATATTACGTACATATTATTTGTTATGCTATCAACGATTGTAATAGCGATAGGCTTGGTGAAAAATAGCGCTGCTATTGTGATTGGAGGCATGGTTATTGCTCCTTTGCTCGGACCAATCATTTCTTTAGCATTTGCTTCTATTCTAGGTGACTTTAAACTCGCTAAGCACTCATATGTGACGTTTTCAACAGGCATTGCTATTGCACTCATTATCTCTATTGCTATGAGTGTAATCGTTGAGATTCCGATACATAGTCAAGAATTTATCTCTCGCACAAAGGTTGATATATTAGATATAGTACTAGCTTTATCATCTGGAACTGCGGGAGCACTATCTATTTTAAAAAGATTTCCAAGTACACTAGTGGGCGTTATGGTCGCTGTTGCACTTCTTCCCCCAAGTGTCGTTCTTGGCATGACAATTGGTCATTTTATGTGGGAAGCAGCTCTTGGAGCGTTTTTGTTAGTGTCAGTCAACATAACATCCATTTTACTTTCAGCTATTGTGGTATTTTCCCTAACAGGGATAAGGCCTGTAAAATATGCCGAGCTGCAAAAAGCAAATATATCTCGAAAATATTCAATTTTATTTGTTAGTATTATTGTTATTATTTTAATAGCTACAGTTTTAGGAGTAACGTATCGATAA
- a CDS encoding response regulator: MTTILIIDDNEDIRFTMVEICSFAGWDAIQAKDGKEGVSIFKNAKPDIVIVDYHMPNWDGVRTVREIRKISSTVPIIMLTIDENQRTADNCLSVGATDFSLKPIKAPDLISRIRLHLRFASMQKDAFTDKGISASTLGMIKHCLEASKEPLSITDIEKQLPLAYQTIHRYVNYLVETGDVEIIADYGKVGRPKNRYQIS; the protein is encoded by the coding sequence ATGACGACAATACTAATCATTGATGACAATGAAGATATTCGTTTTACAATGGTCGAGATTTGTTCATTTGCTGGGTGGGACGCTATACAGGCGAAGGATGGCAAGGAAGGTGTTAGCATTTTTAAAAATGCAAAGCCTGATATTGTGATTGTAGATTACCACATGCCTAATTGGGATGGAGTACGCACTGTTCGTGAAATTAGAAAGATTAGTAGTACTGTGCCCATTATTATGTTAACCATTGACGAGAATCAGCGAACCGCAGATAACTGCTTGTCTGTAGGGGCAACAGACTTTTCACTTAAGCCTATTAAAGCGCCTGACTTAATTTCTCGCATTCGACTGCATTTGCGATTTGCGAGTATGCAAAAGGATGCATTTACAGACAAAGGAATTAGTGCCAGTACATTAGGCATGATTAAGCATTGCCTTGAAGCAAGTAAGGAGCCTCTATCTATTACAGATATTGAAAAGCAATTACCGTTAGCATACCAAACGATTCATCGCTATGTGAATTATCTTGTGGAAACGGGAGATGTTGAAATAATTGCTGACTATGGCAAAGTAGGGCGCCCAAAGAATCGTTATCAAATTAGCTAG
- a CDS encoding sensor histidine kinase KdpD, translating into MISKRIQTIFGGSSIIMALLVPTFTSTLSQNVLSSVQKSIQFDDSGTLLLSAFSYIVVEAIIMYLLYIGAHYFSIYFSANVKTIKYQTIFLTTVLCAVFLLRMFYVNNYSIMLHLFMIVLFFIFNINIPSQLNIFSSLSLLILSLSFSMQWLNILPMLSPFGLGSDDLAISLKTADAFLTGNKLLTTVSIVFSILFFVIALFQMIFLIVNSRQIETVRQLQEQERDLKEARLAVVESRVYQEIHHLVHDLKTPLVSLEGLLSLFAMKIDNNEKLSSYIHRMEHSIETMKAMISDILYDEVRRCISVSDLIRYVTSQIILDNKPIELITDIKEGLPDILVNKIRVARAIMNVVENAITSINERKGIIRVSATKRGQYIEISIVDNGPGIPSDILDIIWDKGFSTYQSTGLGLSFVKKVMEGHQGYVRIESTPYMYTSVTLAIPIMEEEVQYDDNTNH; encoded by the coding sequence ATGATATCTAAAAGAATTCAAACGATTTTTGGTGGAAGCAGTATAATAATGGCGCTCTTAGTACCAACTTTCACATCAACTCTGAGTCAGAATGTGTTATCGTCTGTTCAAAAAAGTATTCAATTTGATGATAGTGGTACACTATTACTATCGGCATTTTCCTATATAGTTGTGGAAGCAATCATCATGTATCTTCTTTATATTGGGGCCCATTATTTTTCAATATACTTCTCTGCGAATGTTAAAACGATAAAGTATCAAACGATATTTCTAACCACTGTTCTGTGTGCTGTGTTCTTATTGCGTATGTTTTATGTAAACAACTATTCAATTATGCTTCATCTTTTCATGATTGTTTTATTTTTTATATTTAACATAAATATACCAAGCCAATTAAATATCTTTTCGTCACTGTCGCTACTCATTTTGAGTTTGTCGTTTTCTATGCAATGGTTAAATATACTACCGATGTTGTCACCATTCGGTCTAGGAAGTGATGATCTTGCCATTAGCTTAAAAACAGCAGACGCCTTTTTAACAGGAAATAAATTATTAACGACTGTCTCCATTGTGTTCTCAATCCTTTTCTTTGTCATAGCCTTGTTTCAAATGATTTTTCTAATTGTAAACAGTCGACAAATAGAAACGGTGAGACAATTACAAGAGCAAGAGCGTGACTTAAAGGAAGCTCGTCTGGCAGTAGTAGAGTCTCGTGTATATCAAGAAATCCACCATTTAGTTCATGATTTAAAAACACCTCTCGTGTCTCTAGAAGGGTTATTATCCCTTTTTGCTATGAAAATAGATAATAATGAAAAGCTTTCGTCATATATTCATAGAATGGAACACTCTATTGAAACAATGAAGGCTATGATATCAGACATTTTGTATGACGAAGTCCGTAGGTGCATAAGTGTATCGGATCTCATACGTTATGTAACGAGTCAAATTATTTTAGATAATAAACCGATTGAACTAATTACGGATATTAAAGAAGGGCTTCCAGACATTTTGGTTAATAAAATACGCGTCGCTCGTGCCATTATGAATGTAGTGGAAAATGCAATTACCTCTATTAATGAGAGAAAAGGGATTATAAGAGTTTCCGCTACAAAACGTGGACAGTACATAGAAATTTCAATAGTGGATAATGGTCCAGGTATACCTAGTGATATCTTAGATATCATATGGGATAAAGGCTTTAGTACATATCAGTCAACCGGTTTAGGACTATCATTTGTGAAAAAAGTAATGGAAGGTCATCAAGGGTATGTCCGAATAGAGAGCACACCATATATGTACACGTCGGTGACATTAGCAATTCCTATTATGGAGGAAGAGGTGCAATATGACGACAATACTAATCATTGA
- a CDS encoding DUF6305 family protein, with protein sequence MMKKYALSICLLFLIVVMATFQHTQIPKKEANAWPHLPAPLGNGKILITSAGQAIDGYILESMTKELHIEADYRPRVLATDVYEYNTVLFVVGYSPTGLLFTDRTWMEEEQRIRLLLQEIAVKKMPVIVVHMSGFNRTESSTNYLIDLIAPHTDYFIGLRSSDRLQRYRRLAQRYNFPITFVEKIEHIKTPLNSVFR encoded by the coding sequence ATGATGAAAAAATATGCCTTAAGTATTTGCTTGCTTTTTCTTATTGTAGTAATGGCTACATTCCAGCATACGCAGATTCCCAAAAAAGAGGCTAATGCTTGGCCTCATTTACCAGCCCCACTTGGTAACGGAAAGATTTTAATTACATCTGCTGGTCAGGCGATTGACGGCTATATTTTGGAGAGTATGACAAAAGAGCTACACATTGAAGCAGATTATCGTCCACGTGTGCTAGCGACGGATGTTTATGAGTACAATACGGTTTTATTTGTTGTTGGCTACAGCCCAACAGGGTTGCTGTTTACGGACCGAACTTGGATGGAGGAGGAGCAACGAATCCGCTTGCTTTTACAGGAAATTGCCGTTAAAAAAATGCCGGTAATTGTTGTACATATGAGTGGGTTTAATCGTACAGAATCTAGTACCAATTATTTAATAGATTTGATAGCCCCTCATACCGATTACTTTATCGGCTTACGTAGCTCTGATCGCTTGCAACGATATAGACGTTTAGCACAAAGATACAATTTTCCCATAACATTTGTTGAAAAAATTGAGCATATTAAAACACCATTAAATTCTGTGTTTAGATAA
- the nikC gene encoding nickel transporter permease, producing MVDLQHKKPRRLLETTKRVVQSKSSLLGFIIIMLLIITALLAPVIASHDPIEQDLFARYQAPSTDHLLGTDELGRDIFSRIIYGTRISIQIGVIAVGISMIVGIFLGAVSGYFGKWIDMVIMRFIDILMAFPSILLAIAMVAVLGPGLTNTMIAVGIVGVPHFARIVRSSVLSVKETEYIEAARAVGAKHGRILFRHVLPNCMAPIIVQTTLSIGTAILDAAGLSFLGLGAQPPAPEWGAMLSDGRAALQTAPWVVAFPGLAILFTVLGFNLLGDGLRDALDPKQSKQ from the coding sequence ATGGTTGATTTGCAACACAAAAAACCTAGACGTTTATTGGAAACTACAAAACGTGTTGTACAAAGTAAGTCTTCCTTATTAGGTTTTATAATCATTATGCTTTTAATAATTACAGCTTTACTCGCTCCTGTAATAGCATCACATGATCCTATTGAACAGGACTTGTTTGCTAGGTATCAGGCTCCCAGTACAGATCATCTATTAGGTACGGATGAGCTTGGACGTGATATTTTTAGTAGAATTATATATGGAACAAGGATCTCCATTCAAATTGGTGTCATAGCTGTAGGTATCTCAATGATCGTTGGGATTTTCCTTGGTGCCGTATCCGGGTATTTTGGTAAATGGATTGACATGGTTATTATGAGGTTTATTGATATATTAATGGCATTTCCGAGTATACTATTAGCTATCGCGATGGTTGCTGTTCTTGGACCAGGCTTAACCAATACGATGATTGCAGTCGGAATTGTTGGTGTACCACATTTCGCTAGAATTGTAAGATCGTCGGTTTTGTCCGTAAAAGAAACAGAGTATATTGAGGCTGCTCGTGCCGTCGGAGCGAAGCATGGTCGGATTTTATTTCGCCATGTGCTACCTAATTGTATGGCGCCTATTATCGTTCAAACAACTTTAAGTATCGGTACAGCCATTTTAGATGCAGCTGGTTTAAGCTTTTTAGGTTTAGGTGCTCAACCTCCTGCACCGGAATGGGGCGCGATGCTTAGTGATGGGCGAGCGGCTTTACAAACAGCACCATGGGTTGTAGCTTTTCCAGGTCTAGCTATACTATTTACGGTATTAGGCTTTAACTTGCTAGGTGACGGTTTAAGAGATGCCCTTGATCCTAAACAAAGTAAACAGTAG